The genomic window TTTCACATTCCTTCTATTAGTCTTTGATGACATTTCATGTAATTTTCCAGTTTGTTTCACACTTAAATACTGCTGGGATTTTAATATAAGCATAAGTCTTCAAGGAATCTctgattttattcctgttttacAGCAAAATGTAGAAAGAATTGGAATTATTCCTTGTAGTAAATATTGTATTCAATGATGCATATGTGAGCAATGAATACTGTTCAACCATGACCAGtatatgtaatttatttttgtatgtcTCTCTACATCCTTATCTTTCCTAGATTTTTCAGCTTAAATAGCTTTGTATCACTCCACATTTCTAGGAAGTTTCTGTTCTTCCTGTGAGAAGCAAGATCTCAGTCTCCAAGTCCAAGATAATAGCATTGTGTTTCCCTTAACAGACTGTTATAGAGCATGTATGTTGCCATGGACATCTTTGGTTTTGGGAATGGAAGTTTGTTTACTTCAACTCTGATGCCATAGGGCTGAGCCAGGCATAAAGATGTAAGCAGCCAAAATGTCAGCCCTAATTTTGGAACCCTCATGTCTAATCACTGAAACCCTGTTTCTGCATGAACCTTAAGGCAGATCCACTGTCGAGAAGGGGAAAGCCAGTCAGAGAACACCTCAAATTCCCACTTAACTGGAGTCAGGCTGTAGCACAGAAGTTCCAGCTCACTGTCTGGTTGTCCTTGTACATCTCTGACACAGATGTGGAGGATTGCATTAGTGGTCTGAATAGAGAATGAACAGGTCTGCCTGGGAGTGGACGCacaagaggcagcagcagcacaatgtCCTCAGGACCTAGGTGGTGGTGGTCATCAATATCCAAATGCCTTCTTAGGACACTCAGATCAAGAGGAACAGTCCAATAAAGACTCTTAAAAGCAGGACAGGACAGAGACACTAATCAGTGTCAACTCCTAAAGGGTATCTAGTGCATGTTCAAAACCTGCACATGGTCACAAACCTAAGAACAACTCAGAAGAGAGGAAGACCCAAGAGGTGACAGTCTTTGTCACCAGTGTCATGGCAAAGAATCCTAGGGAGATCATTTGGACACAAGAACCTTGGTGGTTGGGAGAATATGGGTCTGAGAGTGTGCTGAATGTGGCTGAGTGAAATCGGGTTtgaagtttgggggttttttcaatGAAATTGCCTTCCTCCCTACCCAATAAGCTTTACTACACTGGTTCTACAGTACTGCAACATTATTTCCTATATGGAATTGATTGCCAGGCATCAGGTCGAATTCAgctgtttctcttctgtttctctcctgTAGATGCCATGTGAAGGCTGCATGGAGAGGGACAATGTGAGCACCGGTGCAACCATGGAATTCCTCCTGCTCGGCTTCTCTGAGCTGCTCCGTCTGCGGGTCCTGCTCTTCCTTATCTTTCTCATTGTTCATTTGCTCACATTGGCAGGGAATATGATGATCTTCGCGGCAGTGGTCATGGAGCCCTCACGCCCTCCcatgcttttcttcctctgccaaCTCTCTGCCATCGAGCTCTGCTACACTTTAGTAGTTGTCCCCAAGGCGCTCCTCAGCCTGGTAGTGGTGGACGGCAGCACCATCTCcttcctgggctgtgctgctcagatGCACCTCTTCGTGGCCCTCGGGGGGGCTGAGTGCTTCCTGCTGGCGGCCATGTCCTACGACCGCTACGTGGCCATCTGCCAGCCCCTGCGCTACGCGGCGGTGATGAGCGAGGGCCTGTGCCTCAGGCTGGCTCTCATGTGCGGCCTGGGAGCCTTTGCGGTTGCCCTGGGCTTGACGGCGGCTGTTTTCCGCCTGCCTTTCTGTCAGTCACACCGCATCGACCACTTCTTCTGCGATGTCCCTGCCGTGCTGCAcctggcctgcacacagagctaCACCCCCGAGCtgcctctgctggctgcctgcgttctcctcctgctgctgcccttcctcctAATCCTGGTCTCGTATGTTTGCATCGCTGTGGCTTTGTTACACATCGCCTCCTCTGTGGGAAGGGGCAAGGCCTTTTCCACCTGCATTTCACAGCTGGCCATCACCTTACTGCACTACGGATGTGCCACTTTCATTTACATTCGTCCTAAGTCCAGTTACTCACCAGCTCGAGACAAGATGGTGTCTCTGGTCTACACCAATCTTACTCCATTAATGTATCCCCTCATTTACAGCCTGAGGAACAAGGAAATCAGAGGGATCCTCAGGAAAatgctgaggaggaaaaaaatagctcaGGTGAACTGGGATAGTACCAGAGTcgtgatgtgtgtgtgtggtaaATTTTAGTAGAACAAGCATGTGCTTGTTGGAAAACAGCCCCATAACCAATCACAGTAGACTTCACTGAGGCAAATATCCAGGCAGAATTCTACATGCATCACTACATTTATGAGAAAAAGATAtctctgctaaaaaaaaatcccaaacataaCACTTGATGTAAAGGAAAATGCTTTAGTGACTTGTGAGGATGAAGAGCTTTGATCAACCAGTGGTCTCGCTTCTCTGATCACATGAAGATTCATGCTTACATTCATAGTAATCCCAGCACAATCAGAAGATCAacacaaaaatttttaaagcaaataaaccaATATTAAAGTATTGGTTTCATTAGTTTTCTATCAAGATGACAGTAGAAAGTGGATAGTCAATACAAACTTTAGACTGATAAGTTTGGTAGTACAATAAATCTGTAGGGGCTTAAAGGAAGGTCAGAAGAAGAAAGTCCATGGCTAGAAAGAAGGGTAAAATAGCTGTGGTTTCCCCCAAATTTAGCAGAAGGCTGCACTCTGCCATCCCATGACAAATGGAAAGATTGTTAGTGCAAACTCATCTAACCTTCAATGATTCTAGATATTGAAAGTTAAAATGCCATCGGTCTGACAAGAGTATGACTTTCCTATGCTTGTTTTGCAGGAAGCACACTTTCCTTTTATAGGGAGATGCTTTAGGTTTGGATTGTTCCTATGGCAACACAAAGGCTAAGATACCTGCCTTATCATGTGACTTTTATGAGGAAAGACTGCATCATATAAGTAAGAATGCCTGGGGAGTGCTGAGATCTGTAACTGTAAGAGTAATAATACTGCTGCCACAGTTACTGCAATTTCCATAGCAAAACCAGTGAGTGAGTGTTACTGCACAGGCTGGATTGCAGCAGGCATCAGTCTGAAGGTGCAAAACAGTGTTATTTTATGAGTTTCCTATGTGTAGGAGGAACAGGGTGATTCAGACAAATTAGGGAAGATCAATTTTGGCCAggaagaggggggaaagaagcaacttcattattttatttattacttcCCTCCCCCGTGTCTCTTTAAAGGCCATACGACCCTATGATTCAGAATCCATCTTTACACAGCCTATCATTGAGAAAAATTTAAACTGTTTGCTTCTGTTCCTCTGTCTAATCCAAAGGAATTTAAGCACCCCAGCTGCCCTCAGCTCGCTCTCTGGGCAGATTGAGAGAGCACAGCGGTATTTGCTTTCTCTGGGCTATAGTCATTAAAAATTATGGTAAGTAGATTTGACAAATGTAAGAAATTGGCACTGTAACTAAGGAAATTAACTTGGAGCCttctgaaaaaagagaaatgtggaATTTAAAATTGACATTAAAAGCTTCTTCAAGTTGACAGTCTAGCCTGCCTAAAACATTAACACAGAATATTGGCTCTCATGTCAATGAATACCTAATTACTCTGTGGGCAAACACTGAGCTGCATTATTTGAAATTATCAAAGCTGCAGTGAACATTTTAATCACCTGCCAGCTCTTCCAAAAGTGAGAAGGGGAGGGTCTCAATGAACGACCACTACTTACTAATAGAGAAGTACTTCAGACTTACATTAGAGAAGTACTTATCAAATGCTATTAAGTAACTGTAATGAGCACAGGAAAAATATGAAGCATCAATTCTAAATCCTGTCAAGTCCAATCAAGCTTTGATTGTTAATCCTGCTGCAAGCAGTTGGCTGGACTTGAGACAGCCAGAGGTCCTTCCTGAGATTA from Corvus hawaiiensis isolate bCorHaw1 chromosome 2, bCorHaw1.pri.cur, whole genome shotgun sequence includes these protein-coding regions:
- the LOC125317198 gene encoding olfactory receptor 10AC1-like, which gives rise to MPCEGCMERDNVSTGATMEFLLLGFSELLRLRVLLFLIFLIVHLLTLAGNMMIFAAVVMEPSRPPMLFFLCQLSAIELCYTLVVVPKALLSLVVVDGSTISFLGCAAQMHLFVALGGAECFLLAAMSYDRYVAICQPLRYAAVMSEGLCLRLALMCGLGAFAVALGLTAAVFRLPFCQSHRIDHFFCDVPAVLHLACTQSYTPELPLLAACVLLLLLPFLLILVSYVCIAVALLHIASSVGRGKAFSTCISQLAITLLHYGCATFIYIRPKSSYSPARDKMVSLVYTNLTPLMYPLIYSLRNKEIRGILRKMLRRKKIAQVNWDSTRVVMCVCGKF